A window of Paenibacillus sp. 19GGS1-52 contains these coding sequences:
- a CDS encoding class III extradiol ring-cleavage dioxygenase — MIPSLFITHGTPMLAVEDTTYSRYLEELGQTFPRPQAIILFSAHWESDVQMISEIDEYTMMYDFGGFPNELYQVIYPAKGNKEVSLQVQELLNAAGITNRSERERGLDHGSWTILKRMYPDADIPLIAMSVNPSLTPAEQYAIGKALAPLREQDVLIIGSGVTVHNFGLLRAKDKSAVKSLVLGFEKWLENHMKQWDLDSLFRYEELAPNAKIAVPPQAKEHFIPVFYTMGAANQNQFTKTLFQGLVMDVIMNSVYQYGE; from the coding sequence ATGATTCCATCACTCTTTATTACTCATGGTACTCCAATGCTCGCCGTAGAAGATACAACGTATTCACGTTATTTAGAAGAACTCGGACAAACATTCCCCCGTCCCCAAGCAATTATTTTGTTTTCCGCACATTGGGAAAGTGATGTGCAGATGATTAGCGAAATTGATGAGTATACCATGATGTATGACTTTGGGGGATTTCCGAATGAGCTCTACCAAGTGATTTATCCGGCAAAAGGAAACAAAGAGGTATCCCTTCAGGTACAGGAACTATTGAACGCAGCTGGCATAACGAATCGTAGTGAACGTGAACGAGGTTTGGATCATGGATCGTGGACGATTCTCAAGAGGATGTATCCTGATGCAGACATTCCTTTGATCGCGATGTCGGTAAATCCTAGTCTGACTCCTGCGGAGCAATATGCGATTGGAAAGGCGCTTGCCCCATTAAGGGAACAAGACGTGCTGATCATCGGCAGCGGAGTAACCGTACACAATTTCGGTCTATTAAGAGCTAAGGATAAATCGGCAGTCAAATCGTTGGTTTTAGGTTTCGAGAAATGGTTGGAAAATCACATGAAACAATGGGATCTGGATTCACTCTTTCGTTACGAAGAACTTGCGCCTAATGCAAAGATCGCCGTTCCTCCACAAGCAAAAGAACATTTCATTCCTGTTTTTTATACGATGGGGGCAGCTAATCAAAACCAATTTACAAAGACGTTATTTCAAGGTTTAGTGATGGACGTGATCATGAACAGCGTCTATCAATATGGTGAGTGA
- a CDS encoding MFS transporter, translated as MKVSKEERSWILYDCGNSAYSMAVSTALLPIVFGMFENVNSSMDLGYFNSLASILVAIISPILGTLADYKDKKKRFFIFFTLIGLISTLSLAFVSPASGQWQLLIVFYVLSAIGFAGSNIFYDSFLVDITSDDRMDKVSSRGFAFGYISSVIPFGLSLALIFVLGMDEGIGYQIGFIITALWWGLLTIPMIRDVKQRYYIEPEPRPVINSFKRLGQTFKHIRNYKTVFIFLIAYFCYIDGVDTIIKMVVPYATSVLGADALDTFTLLGILLVIQIIAFPCALIYGNLAKKYSTRSMIIVGILTYIISCIAAFYISSVWHIFILGALIGSAQGGIQALSRSYYGRIIPKERSNEFFGFYNIFGKFAAIVGPFVMSLTTTMTGNAKYSILSIIPLFIIGLIVFLALPKEKVSLAEGHF; from the coding sequence ATGAAGGTGAGCAAGGAAGAAAGATCATGGATTCTATATGATTGCGGGAATTCAGCGTATTCCATGGCTGTTTCCACCGCGTTATTGCCGATTGTATTCGGTATGTTTGAGAATGTAAATAGCAGTATGGATCTGGGGTATTTTAATTCGTTAGCCAGTATTCTTGTTGCAATCATTAGTCCGATTTTGGGTACCTTGGCAGATTATAAGGATAAGAAAAAACGCTTCTTCATATTTTTTACATTGATCGGTTTAATATCCACGCTTTCTCTCGCATTTGTATCACCCGCAAGCGGACAGTGGCAGTTACTGATTGTATTCTATGTCTTATCAGCAATAGGTTTTGCCGGTTCTAATATTTTCTATGATTCGTTTTTGGTGGATATTACAAGCGATGATAGGATGGACAAGGTTTCTTCAAGAGGTTTTGCTTTTGGTTATATCTCCAGTGTTATTCCTTTTGGCCTTAGTCTTGCGTTGATCTTTGTTCTAGGGATGGATGAGGGCATTGGTTATCAGATTGGGTTTATCATTACTGCTCTGTGGTGGGGGCTACTGACCATTCCAATGATCAGGGATGTAAAACAGCGGTATTATATTGAGCCTGAGCCTAGACCGGTGATCAACAGCTTCAAAAGGTTAGGACAAACCTTTAAGCATATTAGAAATTATAAAACGGTATTTATATTCTTGATCGCCTACTTTTGCTATATAGATGGTGTAGATACGATTATTAAGATGGTCGTCCCATACGCCACGTCAGTTTTAGGTGCTGATGCGCTTGATACGTTCACCTTGCTGGGCATTTTATTAGTTATTCAGATTATTGCCTTTCCGTGTGCACTCATTTACGGGAATTTGGCGAAAAAGTATTCGACACGAAGCATGATCATCGTCGGTATTCTCACCTACATCATTTCTTGTATCGCTGCTTTCTATATATCGTCTGTCTGGCATATCTTCATTCTAGGTGCTTTGATTGGTTCCGCACAGGGAGGAATTCAGGCATTAAGCAGGTCTTATTATGGCAGGATTATTCCCAAGGAAAGATCCAATGAATTTTTTGGCTTTTATAATATTTTTGGCAAGTTCGCTGCCATTGTCGGACCTTTTGTGATGTCTTTAACGACTACGATGACAGGCAATGCCAAATACAGTATTTTATCGATTATTCCCTTATTTATTATTGGGTTAATTGTATTTTTAGCTTTACCTAAGGAAAAGGTTAGTCTTGCTGAGGGGCACTTTTGA
- a CDS encoding nitroreductase family protein, with protein sequence MTVTNDFNEVLLNRRSVKQYDTSVKISKEEMTEILAKTMRAPSTSNTQTYRFVVIDTPEGKEKLAKLAPHNLSQVTTSSAVIAIFGDLKASEKFEKMFSKTVELGFMPEEIKNQLQPMLMQRVANMPERELRDWVLTDAGLVAMQFMLVARSHGYETNPMGGYDKENIAETFGLEKERYVPVMIISVGKAAAEGRGSYRFPVDEVTFWR encoded by the coding sequence ATGACAGTAACCAATGATTTTAATGAGGTTCTATTGAACCGTCGCTCAGTAAAACAATATGATACTTCAGTAAAAATAAGTAAAGAAGAAATGACTGAAATTTTGGCGAAGACGATGCGTGCACCCTCAACATCCAATACACAAACTTACCGTTTTGTTGTAATTGATACACCTGAGGGTAAAGAAAAGCTGGCGAAGTTGGCGCCGCATAACCTATCCCAAGTGACAACTTCATCAGCTGTTATTGCGATATTCGGCGATTTAAAAGCAAGTGAAAAATTCGAGAAAATGTTCTCGAAAACCGTCGAGCTAGGTTTTATGCCTGAGGAAATCAAAAATCAACTGCAACCCATGCTTATGCAGCGTGTTGCAAATATGCCAGAACGTGAATTGCGAGATTGGGTGCTTACCGATGCTGGGCTTGTCGCCATGCAGTTTATGCTCGTTGCGCGTTCACATGGTTACGAAACGAACCCAATGGGTGGCTATGACAAGGAAAATATTGCAGAAACATTTGGTTTAGAAAAAGAGCGGTATGTCCCGGTTATGATTATTTCAGTTGGTAAAGCTGCAGCTGAGGGTCGCGGATCGTATCGATTCCCAGTCGATGAAGTGACATTCTGGAGATAA
- a CDS encoding ABC transporter substrate-binding protein — MNYKMMLNIMLILILLSGCSGSLEVSQERAKVAKQNGEIVIGVAWPFASKDDLFEEGIDLAVKEINAAGGILGSPLRLVKEDDQSSITHGLSVAQSFANNLDMVAVIGHRNSAISIPAAAIYENAGLLMLTPASTASDLTHLGYKQVFRSIPNDEQVGQQMSQYALNRGYRNIAIFYKDDANGQGLANAFEDRATDSGINIIDRISSYTDLNDLQRIADMWTTLGVDAVFLADIMPEGAEFITKLRQVGIDVPIIGGDGLDSELLGSVGGKAVEGTVVASEFNPNDKSEQTAEFVKGFTEQYKVAPTTWAAQGYDAVYLLTEAIKTAGSRVPADIAIALQKMKAWAGVTGNYSFDSNGDVLDKPIVKKIYRDGHFDYLDEGGN, encoded by the coding sequence ATGAACTATAAAATGATGTTAAACATCATGTTGATCCTCATTTTGCTTTCGGGGTGTTCAGGATCGCTTGAAGTCAGCCAGGAACGCGCGAAAGTGGCTAAACAAAATGGGGAGATAGTTATTGGTGTGGCATGGCCTTTTGCTTCCAAGGATGATTTGTTCGAGGAAGGAATCGATTTGGCTGTGAAAGAAATTAATGCAGCAGGAGGGATTCTCGGCAGTCCGCTCCGCTTGGTCAAAGAAGATGATCAATCCTCTATAACGCATGGTTTATCTGTAGCGCAATCTTTTGCGAATAATCTCGATATGGTGGCTGTGATAGGACATCGCAATTCAGCGATCTCAATTCCAGCAGCGGCTATTTATGAAAATGCGGGTCTATTAATGCTAACTCCGGCTTCCACTGCCTCGGATCTAACCCATTTAGGATATAAGCAAGTGTTTCGCAGTATACCCAATGATGAACAAGTGGGGCAGCAGATGTCCCAATATGCACTCAATCGTGGATATCGTAATATCGCTATATTTTATAAGGATGATGCAAACGGCCAAGGGCTTGCTAATGCTTTTGAAGATCGTGCTACCGACAGTGGGATTAACATTATTGATCGTATTTCATCCTATACTGATCTCAACGATTTACAACGAATCGCCGATATGTGGACAACTTTGGGTGTGGACGCGGTCTTCCTTGCAGACATTATGCCGGAAGGGGCTGAATTCATTACTAAACTTCGACAAGTTGGCATAGATGTGCCGATTATTGGAGGAGACGGTTTAGATTCAGAGCTTCTGGGATCTGTTGGCGGGAAAGCGGTGGAAGGGACCGTGGTGGCTTCTGAATTTAATCCAAACGATAAGAGTGAACAGACGGCCGAGTTCGTGAAAGGTTTTACGGAACAATATAAAGTCGCTCCCACCACATGGGCGGCTCAAGGATATGATGCTGTATATCTGTTAACCGAGGCGATAAAAACTGCTGGATCAAGAGTTCCTGCAGATATAGCCATCGCGCTACAAAAAATGAAAGCATGGGCCGGTGTCACAGGAAACTATTCATTTGATAGTAACGGCGATGTGTTGGATAAACCTATTGTCAAAAAGATCTACCGGGATGGCCATTTTGATTACTTGGATGAGGGAGGGAATTAA
- a CDS encoding Crp/Fnr family transcriptional regulator: MSPTVFEHLPRIVALFPCLSEIRTEDWSRDGIEVMKVEANLVIEEGQFLEYAVLVLEGTIRMYKISAGGREITLYRIHGGECCPLMTTSILGESEYEASACVEEDGLALLIPVSIFREWTDRYQGFRQFIFKSFANRIILMSNLLDSIHFKSIRGRIAEYLIQHSQDSGDLLNITHDTLSVELGTAREVISRSLKQLEKEGLIKLSRGQIALISREGIEQHQEL; the protein is encoded by the coding sequence TTGAGTCCAACCGTATTTGAACACCTCCCCCGAATCGTTGCTCTTTTTCCTTGTTTGTCCGAAATCCGTACAGAGGATTGGAGCCGAGACGGGATAGAGGTCATGAAGGTCGAAGCTAATCTAGTCATTGAAGAAGGCCAGTTTCTCGAATATGCAGTATTGGTGCTAGAGGGAACCATACGTATGTACAAAATCAGTGCCGGCGGCAGAGAAATCACCCTGTACCGCATCCATGGCGGCGAGTGCTGTCCGCTAATGACCACAAGCATATTAGGAGAAAGTGAATATGAAGCATCTGCCTGCGTGGAAGAAGATGGGCTGGCCCTGCTGATTCCGGTAAGCATTTTCCGGGAGTGGACAGACCGTTATCAGGGCTTCCGCCAGTTTATATTTAAATCTTTTGCGAACAGAATCATCCTTATGTCCAACCTGCTGGACAGCATCCATTTCAAATCCATCCGTGGACGGATCGCCGAATATTTGATTCAGCATAGCCAAGACAGCGGAGACCTGCTGAATATTACCCATGACACATTGTCCGTGGAGCTGGGAACGGCGCGGGAAGTGATCAGCAGGTCGCTCAAACAGTTGGAAAAAGAAGGGCTGATCAAACTTTCCCGTGGACAGATTGCACTGATCAGCCGTGAAGGAATAGAGCAGCATCAGGAGCTCTGA
- a CDS encoding chitobiase/beta-hexosaminidase C-terminal domain-containing protein → MNIILKKRMSIILVILMVLGGLNLLDIGGGKAYAADFEGTGSEDNPYLIATADQLNKVRDHLGEDGAFFKLTEDISLIDYQDDKGWSPIGNAAAPFVGNMNGDGFTITGLLIDRDSDNGVGLFGDNMGTIQNIKLEAGIIKGKSNVGGLVGFNDSNGVIRYSYASADVNGVVGVGGLVGLNNGYISNSYTTGSVTGYSGVGGLAGITDGWISDNYSTSAVSGSSYVGGLVGNMIDGYIANNYAAGVVTGVSNTGGFMGNDSNRTTINNYYDTQTTGKAGLGASGKTTVEMKTISTYEGWDFRFTWYIDVGQYPKLFSGITGDPTANLPGGTVAVGTSVVLSSATEGASIYYTRDGSDPTMVSTLYTGAIVVNNTQAIKAIAVKMGYADSEMITASYTVEQVAAPTASVSSGVVSTGTSVTLSSATEGASIYYTRDGSDPTTASTLYSGAIVVNNTQTIKAIAVKMGYADSEMITESYTVEQVAAPTASVSSGAVAAGTSVVLSSTTTGAAIYYTSDNTDPSTASKLYNEAIVINREQTIKAIAIHAGMINSEIMSISYTILPSGTHETSPATATPPTVPTATPIPTVSPTPVPTAKSFYNEKVNMDAIKALVEKANSEPAVTFKDVPKDSRMAKTIELATKLGIIRGYEDGSFRANMTITRAEFATMLVKALGLTSEGDSSFKDTQDHWATEAITTLKASGIIKGYLDGTFKPNQSISRAEIVAMLSKVINTTLVKSDRFKDVSGSWAEYEINTLSEMGIVKGGADGSFKPNASATRYESILMILRMLNVSLNHSLDVE, encoded by the coding sequence TTGAATATTATCTTAAAAAAGAGAATGTCTATTATTCTAGTAATATTAATGGTGCTAGGTGGATTGAATTTGCTGGATATTGGTGGAGGTAAAGCGTATGCAGCAGATTTCGAGGGAACAGGAAGTGAGGATAATCCATATCTAATTGCCACGGCTGATCAACTGAATAAGGTCAGAGATCATTTGGGGGAAGATGGTGCCTTTTTCAAGCTAACAGAGGATATTAGTCTGATTGATTACCAAGATGATAAGGGTTGGAGTCCGATAGGGAATGCAGCTGCACCATTTGTTGGAAATATGAATGGCGATGGTTTTACTATAACAGGGTTGTTAATTGATAGAGATAGCGACAATGGTGTAGGTCTATTTGGTGATAATATGGGTACTATTCAGAACATTAAACTGGAAGCTGGAATTATTAAGGGCAAGTCAAATGTAGGCGGTTTAGTTGGCTTTAATGATAGTAATGGAGTAATAAGGTACAGCTACGCTTCGGCAGATGTGAATGGAGTTGTCGGAGTAGGTGGGCTGGTAGGTTTAAACAATGGATATATCAGCAACAGCTACACTACGGGATCTGTTACTGGATACAGTGGCGTTGGCGGTTTAGCCGGTATTACGGACGGATGGATTAGTGACAATTACTCTACATCAGCTGTTAGCGGAAGTTCGTATGTTGGTGGCTTGGTTGGTAATATGATTGATGGATATATCGCCAATAACTACGCTGCTGGAGTTGTGACTGGAGTTAGCAATACAGGTGGCTTTATGGGTAATGACAGTAACAGAACTACCATCAACAACTACTATGACACTCAAACAACAGGAAAAGCAGGCTTAGGAGCCAGTGGGAAAACTACAGTTGAAATGAAAACGATAAGCACTTACGAGGGTTGGGACTTTCGCTTCACTTGGTATATAGATGTAGGCCAATATCCTAAATTATTTTCTGGAATTACGGGAGATCCTACAGCAAACCTACCAGGTGGAACTGTAGCAGTGGGAACAAGCGTGGTTTTGAGCAGTGCAACAGAAGGAGCTTCCATCTATTACACAAGAGATGGCAGCGATCCGACAATGGTTAGCACTTTGTATACAGGAGCAATTGTAGTAAACAACACGCAAGCTATCAAGGCGATAGCCGTGAAAATGGGATACGCGGATAGTGAGATGATCACTGCAAGTTACACAGTAGAGCAAGTAGCGGCACCAACAGCAAGTGTATCAAGTGGAGTTGTATCGACAGGAACAAGTGTGACATTGAGCAGTGCGACAGAGGGAGCTTCCATCTATTACACAAGAGATGGCAGCGATCCAACAACAGCGAGCACTTTGTATTCAGGAGCAATTGTAGTTAACAACACGCAAACTATCAAGGCGATAGCCGTGAAAATGGGATACGCGGATAGTGAGATGATCACTGAAAGTTATACAGTAGAGCAAGTAGCAGCACCGACAGCAAGCGTATCAAGTGGAGCTGTAGCAGCGGGAACAAGTGTGGTATTGAGCAGCACGACAACAGGAGCGGCAATTTATTACACTTCAGACAACACTGATCCAAGCACAGCCAGCAAGCTGTATAATGAAGCAATTGTGATCAACAGGGAACAAACGATCAAAGCGATAGCGATTCATGCCGGAATGATAAATAGTGAGATTATGAGCATCAGTTATACGATTTTACCAAGTGGGACCCATGAAACTTCCCCAGCTACTGCAACACCACCAACAGTTCCCACCGCAACACCTATACCAACTGTATCACCAACGCCTGTACCAACAGCAAAATCATTTTACAATGAAAAAGTGAATATGGATGCAATCAAGGCTTTAGTAGAAAAAGCAAACTCTGAACCAGCAGTAACATTCAAGGATGTGCCCAAAGATTCTCGAATGGCTAAAACAATCGAGTTAGCCACTAAGCTTGGCATTATCAGGGGTTATGAGGATGGTTCATTCCGCGCAAATATGACCATAACTAGAGCGGAATTTGCCACAATGCTGGTAAAAGCGCTTGGCTTAACGTCTGAAGGGGATTCAAGCTTTAAGGACACCCAAGATCATTGGGCAACAGAAGCAATTACTACATTAAAAGCAAGTGGTATTATCAAAGGTTACTTGGACGGTACGTTCAAACCGAATCAGAGTATCTCCAGAGCGGAAATAGTGGCGATGCTGTCAAAAGTAATAAATACGACTTTAGTGAAAAGTGATAGGTTCAAGGATGTTTCAGGTAGCTGGGCAGAGTATGAGATTAATACGTTATCCGAGATGGGAATTGTAAAAGGTGGAGCGGATGGTTCGTTCAAACCAAATGCTAGTGCTACGAGATACGAGTCAATACTCATGATCTTACGTATGCTAAATGTCAGTCTTAACCACTCCTTAGATGTAGAGTAG
- a CDS encoding ABC-F family ATP-binding cassette domain-containing protein yields MSILNVEALSHGFGDRAIFKDVSFRLLKGEHIGLIGANGEGKSTFMNIVIGKLQPDEGKVEWSKRVRVGYLDQHAVLTQGLTIQDVLRGAFQYLFDLEQEMNDMYGRMGDVSPEELEKMLEEVGTIQDTLTSQDFYMIDAKVQETARGLGITDIGLDRDVSELSGGQRTKILLAKLLLEKPDILLLDEPTNYLDELHIEWLKRYLQEYENAFILISHDIPFLNNVINLIYHMENLKLSRYVGDYNQFQQIYEMRKQQHESAFNRQQQEISELKDFVARNKASVATRNMAMSRQKKLDKMDILEMSKDKPKPQFHFKDGKTAGKVIFEAKGLVIGYEEPLSRPLDLLMERGQRVALVGANGIGKTTLLRSILGEIPALSGSVELGYNQEIGYFEQESKEGKNNTCLEEIWDTFPSMSQFEVRAALAKCGLTTKHIESKLSVLSGGEKAKVRLCKLINRETNILVLDEPTNHLDVDAKEELKRALKAYKGSMLLISHEPEFYRDIATDIWNCESWTTKIF; encoded by the coding sequence ATGAGTATATTAAATGTTGAAGCATTAAGTCATGGCTTTGGGGATCGGGCGATCTTCAAGGATGTTTCGTTCCGCCTGCTCAAAGGCGAGCATATCGGGTTGATCGGCGCGAATGGCGAAGGTAAATCCACGTTTATGAACATTGTAATAGGCAAGCTGCAGCCCGACGAAGGGAAAGTTGAATGGTCCAAGCGGGTACGGGTCGGCTACCTTGACCAGCATGCGGTATTGACCCAGGGGTTAACGATTCAGGATGTATTGCGGGGTGCATTCCAATACTTGTTTGATCTTGAGCAAGAAATGAATGATATGTACGGCCGGATGGGTGACGTTTCCCCGGAAGAGCTGGAGAAGATGCTTGAAGAAGTGGGTACGATCCAGGATACCCTGACGAGTCAGGATTTCTACATGATCGATGCGAAGGTGCAGGAGACGGCACGTGGCTTGGGAATTACAGACATAGGACTGGACCGCGATGTATCCGAGCTTAGCGGAGGACAGCGCACGAAGATATTGCTGGCCAAGCTGCTGCTGGAGAAACCGGATATTCTGCTCCTCGATGAACCTACGAACTATCTGGATGAGTTGCATATTGAATGGCTGAAGCGTTATCTTCAGGAGTATGAGAATGCATTTATTCTTATCTCACATGACATTCCTTTTTTGAACAACGTAATCAACCTGATTTACCATATGGAGAACCTGAAGCTATCCCGTTATGTCGGCGATTATAATCAATTCCAGCAGATTTATGAAATGCGCAAGCAGCAGCATGAATCGGCTTTTAACCGGCAGCAGCAGGAAATTTCCGAGTTGAAGGACTTTGTTGCCCGCAATAAGGCCAGTGTGGCTACCCGCAATATGGCGATGTCTAGGCAGAAGAAGCTCGACAAGATGGACATCCTCGAAATGTCGAAAGACAAGCCCAAGCCACAGTTTCATTTCAAAGATGGCAAAACGGCAGGCAAAGTTATTTTTGAAGCCAAAGGATTGGTTATCGGGTATGAGGAACCTTTATCTCGGCCCCTGGATTTGCTGATGGAACGCGGTCAAAGGGTAGCGCTTGTCGGTGCGAACGGAATCGGGAAGACGACTCTTCTGCGCAGTATCCTGGGCGAAATCCCGGCATTGTCCGGTTCGGTTGAGCTTGGATACAATCAGGAGATCGGCTATTTCGAACAAGAATCAAAGGAAGGCAAGAACAATACCTGTTTAGAGGAAATATGGGATACGTTCCCCTCCATGTCTCAATTCGAAGTACGTGCGGCATTAGCCAAATGTGGACTCACCACTAAGCACATCGAGAGCAAACTCTCGGTTCTCAGCGGTGGAGAGAAAGCCAAGGTACGTCTATGCAAGCTCATTAATCGCGAAACGAATATACTCGTGCTGGATGAGCCTACGAACCATTTGGATGTGGATGCGAAGGAAGAGCTCAAACGAGCTTTGAAAGCGTACAAAGGAAGCATGCTGTTAATTTCCCACGAACCTGAGTTTTATCGTGATATTGCCACAGATATTTGGAATTGCGAATCCTGGACGACAAAAATATTTTAA
- a CDS encoding alpha/beta hydrolase, with protein sequence MNMMKKKLAATLLTGIVLLAGVQLGGGATANAAGSSLPVIQTLSTQYDISPNRVFYNASTHYIQIDGQDVLKPTTIKNGRAYALSESIAAAVAKAQTQQPLTFVLIYGAWADAFFWDKTAAELRKTGHTVYAPEYAGHGTLYDPNVTHEQIVTSVVDYIKSKKLTNIVLVGHSFGGTIIQKVAEQIPERIHRLVFFDAFVPLDGQSVVDQAPGLEAGFGQLREASGNNTLPLPFSMFRDSFVNTASLSLAKEIYQSARPEPAGPLFEKLDLKTFYTLELPKSYLVLTSDTALPQGSYGWNPAQASHLGQFRLITGEGDHMTTAYAAPKYLEEKLYEASRD encoded by the coding sequence ATGAATATGATGAAAAAGAAACTCGCTGCAACACTTCTTACAGGGATAGTACTTCTCGCAGGTGTGCAATTGGGTGGCGGCGCCACGGCAAATGCCGCTGGCAGCTCACTACCCGTAATTCAGACCTTAAGCACACAATATGATATCAGTCCGAACCGTGTCTTCTACAACGCCAGCACCCATTATATTCAAATCGACGGCCAAGATGTCCTTAAACCAACTACCATCAAGAATGGTCGGGCTTATGCTCTCAGTGAGAGCATTGCTGCAGCGGTTGCCAAAGCCCAAACCCAACAGCCTTTAACCTTCGTCCTGATATACGGTGCCTGGGCAGATGCCTTCTTCTGGGATAAAACTGCAGCCGAATTGCGAAAAACAGGACATACCGTCTACGCTCCTGAATATGCCGGTCATGGCACTCTGTATGATCCCAATGTGACCCATGAGCAGATTGTCACTTCTGTTGTAGACTATATCAAGTCCAAGAAGCTTACCAATATCGTCCTCGTGGGTCATAGCTTCGGAGGAACGATCATTCAAAAGGTGGCGGAGCAAATTCCGGAACGTATTCACCGGCTGGTATTCTTCGATGCTTTTGTGCCGCTTGACGGACAAAGCGTCGTCGATCAAGCTCCCGGACTCGAAGCTGGGTTTGGACAATTGCGAGAGGCGTCCGGCAATAATACGCTCCCTCTGCCCTTCTCCATGTTCCGCGACAGCTTCGTAAATACCGCAAGCCTCAGCTTGGCTAAAGAGATCTATCAATCCGCCAGACCAGAGCCTGCCGGACCTTTATTCGAAAAGCTGGATTTGAAAACATTCTATACGCTTGAGCTGCCCAAAAGCTATTTGGTTCTGACCTCCGATACCGCCTTGCCACAAGGCAGCTATGGCTGGAACCCGGCACAAGCCAGTCACCTTGGCCAGTTCCGTCTCATCACCGGCGAAGGCGACCATATGACAACTGCCTATGCAGCACCAAAATATTTAGAAGAAAAGCTGTATGAAGCTTCCAGAGATTGA
- a CDS encoding winged helix-turn-helix transcriptional regulator, producing the protein MTHRLSDELICPVYRLQNIIGGKWKIIILYELSTQTRRFNELQRSIPGISKGILTQQLRELEADHMIHREVYKEVPPKVEYSLTTLAQSFNPIIQSMDQWGKEYLGS; encoded by the coding sequence ATGACACATCGTTTGTCAGATGAATTAATTTGTCCAGTATATCGACTTCAAAATATCATTGGAGGGAAATGGAAAATTATTATTTTGTATGAATTAAGCACTCAAACAAGAAGGTTTAATGAACTTCAACGTTCTATCCCCGGTATTTCAAAAGGAATATTGACACAACAACTGAGAGAGCTGGAAGCAGATCATATGATTCACAGAGAGGTATATAAAGAAGTCCCGCCGAAAGTGGAGTACTCGTTAACAACTTTAGCACAAAGTTTTAACCCTATAATACAGAGTATGGATCAATGGGGTAAGGAATATTTGGGAAGTTAG
- a CDS encoding type 1 glutamine amidotransferase family protein — protein MNNTVYLYVFDTMADWEIGYITAELNSGRYYKKGLVPSKIVTVGIEKTPVTTMGGLTILPDIKLDECSIESTDTLILPGGETWTETIHQPILTIVERCLKEGTLVAAICGATMALAQTGLLNSRQHTSNDLEYLKMICPTYKGEEYYKMESVVTDGNLITASGIAPLEFSVHVLKALDVFSSKTLDAWYSLNKTHESKYFYGLMNSIQ, from the coding sequence ATGAATAATACGGTATATCTTTATGTGTTTGATACAATGGCAGACTGGGAAATAGGTTACATAACTGCCGAACTGAACTCGGGAAGATATTATAAAAAGGGGCTGGTCCCATCAAAAATAGTTACCGTAGGAATTGAAAAGACTCCTGTAACTACAATGGGCGGACTTACAATACTGCCTGACATCAAACTGGATGAGTGCAGCATTGAAAGCACAGATACATTGATTTTACCCGGTGGAGAGACATGGACAGAAACCATTCACCAACCCATCTTAACAATCGTAGAGAGGTGCTTAAAGGAAGGTACATTGGTTGCAGCGATTTGTGGTGCTACAATGGCACTTGCCCAGACAGGATTGCTGAATTCACGTCAGCATACAAGCAATGATCTGGAGTACCTAAAAATGATCTGTCCCACTTATAAGGGCGAAGAGTATTATAAAATGGAGTCTGTTGTAACTGATGGGAATTTGATCACTGCATCTGGAATAGCCCCGTTGGAATTTTCTGTGCACGTCTTGAAAGCTTTGGATGTGTTTTCTTCAAAAACATTAGATGCTTGGTATAGTCTTAATAAGACTCATGAATCCAAATATTTCTATGGGTTGATGAATTCAATCCAATGA
- a CDS encoding DUF2892 domain-containing protein gives MKNVGGADRAIRIIAGVVLLSLFYFLPGYWKLFGLTAIPFLVTGLTQRCGINKLLGRNTCRIN, from the coding sequence ATGAAAAATGTTGGTGGAGCAGATCGTGCTATAAGAATTATTGCCGGGGTGGTGCTCTTGTCGCTATTCTATTTTCTCCCAGGCTACTGGAAGCTGTTCGGCTTGACGGCCATCCCTTTCCTGGTTACCGGCTTAACACAGCGTTGTGGAATCAACAAGTTGCTTGGTCGGAATACCTGCAGAATCAACTGA